A portion of the Chloroflexia bacterium SDU3-3 genome contains these proteins:
- a CDS encoding acyltransferase, which produces MNIGIVFAALRARWWLRHAELGGARIRVWGHPVVKNRGRLLIANRVRIESRITPVELAVGPGGTLEIGESSFINYGCSIAATERISIGPRCNIGTYTIIMDNDFHRLEPERREERPPSAPITIGENVWLGARVTILRGVTIGAGSVIGAGSVVSRDIPPRSLAVGMPARVIREL; this is translated from the coding sequence GTGAACATCGGCATTGTGTTCGCAGCCTTGCGCGCCCGCTGGTGGCTACGCCACGCCGAGCTTGGTGGGGCGCGCATCCGTGTGTGGGGGCACCCGGTTGTCAAAAACCGCGGGCGGCTGCTGATCGCCAACCGCGTGCGCATCGAGTCGCGCATCACCCCTGTGGAGCTGGCGGTCGGCCCAGGCGGCACGCTTGAGATCGGCGAGAGCAGCTTTATCAACTATGGCTGCTCGATCGCCGCCACCGAGCGGATCAGCATTGGGCCACGGTGCAATATCGGCACCTACACCATCATCATGGACAACGACTTTCACCGGCTCGAGCCAGAGCGGCGCGAGGAGCGCCCACCATCGGCACCGATCACGATAGGCGAAAATGTCTGGCTCGGTGCGCGGGTGACAATCCTACGCGGGGTGACGATCGGCGCAGGCAGCGTGATCGGCGCAGGCAGCGTGGTGTCGCGCGATATCCCGCCGCGCTCGCTCGCAGTTGGCATGCCAGCGCGGGTCATCCGCGAGCTCTAG
- a CDS encoding VWA domain-containing protein encodes MAPGIRLQRTLSRTTLAASTEQQLLYVLVEATPEGIPTQAPKLPLNLCLLIDRSSSMRGERLQQVKDAANKIVDQLAQDDFFSLVTFNDRAEVVVSCQRASQKAELKRAINSIEASGGTEMATGMAVALQEIQRAMMSRGISRIMLLTDGRTYGDEARCVEIARRAQDRSIGITALGIGVEWNEDLLETMTARENSRAQYILSASDISQVFSEELHRLHSIFAQRVTMSAALRPGGMLRAADRVRPFIAPITISEESERRWTGSLGDWPGSDAHSILLEVVVPPLEVGDHALLKLGLRYDLPAANARDQVSEDVVRISIRPEAEVATEVDPLVKHWLERLVAYRLQSSAWTDLEAGRIEEATKRLQMAGTRLFEAGERELARTIQEEATRLLRSGAASDEGRKRIRFGTRGLIGSPTEEQPLEH; translated from the coding sequence ATGGCTCCTGGAATCCGCCTTCAACGCACTCTCAGCCGTACCACCCTAGCTGCCAGCACCGAGCAGCAGCTGCTCTATGTGCTTGTTGAAGCGACGCCAGAGGGAATCCCCACCCAGGCACCCAAACTGCCGCTGAATCTGTGCCTGCTGATCGACCGCAGCTCATCGATGCGCGGCGAGCGGCTTCAGCAGGTAAAAGACGCCGCCAACAAAATTGTTGATCAGCTTGCGCAGGATGATTTCTTCTCGCTCGTCACCTTCAACGACCGTGCCGAAGTGGTGGTCTCCTGCCAGCGCGCCTCGCAGAAAGCCGAGCTGAAGCGCGCGATCAACAGCATCGAGGCCTCGGGCGGCACCGAGATGGCCACGGGTATGGCGGTGGCACTCCAAGAGATCCAGCGTGCGATGATGTCACGCGGTATCAGCCGCATCATGCTGCTGACCGATGGCCGAACCTATGGCGATGAAGCGCGCTGCGTCGAGATCGCGCGCCGCGCCCAAGATCGCAGCATCGGCATCACCGCGCTGGGCATCGGGGTCGAGTGGAACGAAGATCTGCTGGAGACCATGACCGCCCGCGAGAATAGCCGCGCCCAGTACATCCTCTCAGCCAGCGATATCAGCCAGGTATTCAGCGAAGAGCTACATCGGCTGCACTCGATCTTCGCGCAGCGCGTGACGATGAGCGCGGCCCTACGCCCAGGCGGCATGCTGCGCGCCGCCGACCGGGTGCGCCCCTTCATCGCGCCGATCACGATCAGCGAGGAAAGCGAGCGCCGCTGGACCGGCAGCCTGGGCGACTGGCCCGGCTCGGATGCACACAGCATCCTGCTGGAGGTGGTGGTGCCGCCGCTGGAGGTGGGCGACCACGCGCTGCTCAAGCTGGGCCTACGCTACGACCTGCCCGCCGCCAACGCCCGCGACCAAGTGAGCGAGGATGTGGTGCGCATCAGCATACGCCCCGAGGCCGAGGTGGCCACCGAGGTTGACCCGCTGGTAAAACACTGGCTGGAGCGCCTGGTAGCCTATCGGCTGCAGTCAAGCGCATGGACCGATCTAGAGGCGGGGCGGATTGAGGAGGCAACCAAGCGGCTGCAGATGGCAGGCACGCGCCTGTTTGAGGCCGGTGAGCGCGAGCTGGCACGCACCATTCAAGAAGAGGCCACCCGCCTGCTGCGCAGCGGGGCCGCCAGCGACGAGGGACGAAAACGCATTCGCTTTGGCACTCGCGGCCTGATCGGCAGCCCAACGGAAGAGCAACCCCTAGAACACTGA
- a CDS encoding FHA domain-containing protein, with amino-acid sequence MQRCPNCQAQQLDGTIFCAECGALLFSAPQHHSTSLIEPKKIALPKPAHAPETAPTVAPAEIRLSIYILSTNRQVRLPHQQQFLIGRRDDARGIHPEIDLNEDGGYDAGVSRRHALIIWKDDHYEVEDLSSANGTFVNDRRVAAQARQPLHNGDELRCGMLGLRIEISP; translated from the coding sequence ATGCAACGCTGCCCAAACTGTCAGGCCCAACAACTCGATGGTACTATCTTCTGCGCCGAATGCGGAGCATTGCTGTTTAGCGCCCCGCAGCACCATTCGACAAGCCTGATCGAGCCAAAAAAGATCGCCCTGCCCAAGCCCGCCCACGCGCCAGAGACAGCCCCCACGGTGGCCCCAGCCGAGATCCGCCTGTCGATATACATCCTCAGCACCAACCGCCAGGTGCGCCTGCCCCACCAGCAGCAGTTCCTGATCGGGCGGCGCGATGATGCGCGCGGTATCCACCCCGAGATCGACCTGAACGAGGATGGCGGCTATGACGCTGGGGTCTCGCGCCGCCACGCCCTGATCATCTGGAAAGATGACCACTATGAGGTAGAAGATCTGTCGAGCGCAAACGGAACCTTTGTCAACGACCGACGTGTGGCCGCCCAGGCGCGGCAGCCCCTGCACAACGGGGATGAGCTACGCTGTGGCATGCTCGGCCTACGCATTGAGATCAGCCCCTAA
- a CDS encoding HAMP domain-containing protein, with the protein MCGRWVVMHSGGEHPAQAIWCLQVLSLTKACGRRRETRPDHIRNLYPSAAHVLRNLPPSMAGGLSMSKRLTRLVFLGSLGVLLVLLATSLFTIHRTLVLRETMLQLTDGTMLHTRIVDDFNVSAHRVIIEAQSIMLSPRESEFEEIDAALANARQASDTLGAMRLPDFGDAALAQRYEDLDVQRQSLLMLLQQMAVSVKADAQVEMGQSDEMFELVEQSEDLLGEVEEQSDATLTYEQDMACELAKQMVLEVLVSVVVSLLLLLATAIGAYLLLRRAIVHPLVALTQALRLFTDRQRAEPIVVTSKTEIGDLQRSFNHMAHVIDTQQSDLRAQIDLAEQARRRAEQAQHDLSAQMLVVEEQRAVIREMSVPVLPVSESILVMPLVGAIDAERMTTMQRQALRAIQEHRATKLLIDITGIPLIDTQVGQGIIQIIRAGRVLGADIILIGVRPEVAQAIVMLGVDLPTLHTARDLRTVLQL; encoded by the coding sequence ATGTGTGGTCGTTGGGTGGTGATGCATAGTGGTGGGGAGCATCCCGCACAAGCGATCTGGTGTTTGCAGGTGTTGTCCCTAACCAAGGCATGCGGGCGTCGGCGCGAAACCCGGCCCGATCACATCCGCAATCTGTATCCCTCGGCTGCACATGTACTGAGAAATCTCCCCCCGAGTATGGCAGGAGGTTTGTCTATGTCCAAACGGCTAACCCGACTGGTGTTTCTGGGATCGTTGGGTGTATTGTTGGTGCTGCTCGCTACATCGCTTTTTACCATCCACCGCACGCTTGTCCTGCGCGAGACCATGCTCCAGCTGACCGATGGGACTATGCTCCACACGCGAATTGTCGATGACTTTAATGTCAGCGCCCATCGCGTGATCATCGAGGCCCAATCGATCATGCTCAGCCCGAGGGAGAGCGAATTTGAAGAGATCGATGCGGCGTTGGCCAACGCTCGGCAGGCCTCGGATACGCTCGGCGCGATGCGCCTGCCCGATTTTGGCGATGCCGCACTAGCCCAACGCTACGAGGATTTGGATGTGCAGCGCCAGAGCCTGCTTATGCTGCTGCAGCAGATGGCTGTGTCGGTGAAAGCCGATGCGCAGGTGGAAATGGGCCAGTCCGACGAGATGTTCGAGCTTGTCGAGCAGAGCGAGGATCTGCTGGGCGAGGTGGAGGAGCAGAGCGACGCGACCCTGACCTACGAGCAAGATATGGCCTGCGAGCTTGCCAAGCAGATGGTTCTAGAGGTGCTGGTGAGCGTTGTGGTCAGCCTGCTGCTGCTTTTGGCAACGGCGATTGGGGCCTATCTACTGCTTCGGCGGGCGATTGTCCACCCGCTTGTTGCGCTCACCCAGGCGCTGCGGCTGTTTACCGATCGGCAGCGCGCCGAGCCGATCGTCGTCACCAGCAAGACCGAGATAGGCGATCTCCAGCGCAGCTTCAACCACATGGCCCATGTCATCGATACCCAGCAGAGTGATCTGCGCGCCCAGATCGATCTGGCCGAGCAGGCCCGCAGGCGCGCCGAGCAGGCCCAGCACGATCTCTCGGCGCAGATGCTGGTAGTGGAAGAGCAGCGTGCGGTGATCCGCGAGATGAGCGTGCCAGTGCTGCCGGTCAGCGAGTCGATCCTGGTGATGCCGCTGGTGGGCGCGATCGATGCCGAGCGTATGACCACTATGCAGCGCCAGGCCCTGCGGGCCATCCAAGAGCACCGCGCCACCAAGCTGCTGATCGATATCACCGGCATACCGCTGATCGACACGCAGGTGGGGCAGGGGATCATCCAGATCATCCGGGCCGGGCGGGTGCTGGGGGCCGATATCATCCTGATCGGCGTGCGCCCTGAGGTGGCGCAGGCGATTGTGATGCTGGGGGTAGATCTCCCCACGCTACACACGGCGCGCGATCTGCGCACCGTGCTGCAGCTCTAG
- a CDS encoding hybrid sensor histidine kinase/response regulator: MATILILDDRAANREFLVTLLSYVGHTLIEAEHAEEALALARAAQPDLVIADVLMPAIDGFEFVRRLRNDPQIASTRVVFYTATYLESEARSLAEACGVVHLLAKPAEPQAILQMVQLVLGEPQAYQPPPQEDSFEQEHQSLLLNKLLQKVDELEMVNAGLERRVAERTAELAEANVRLSELNAFKDNLLAIASHDLRSPLGAIQTTADFLLDDDSISGESRRLIQNIYSSAQRLSDMVRKLLDLSRLEAGKVELDLMMLRVSDVASQSIEGLTVTARSKQISCSLHVQPGEIMLLADWTKLSQIFTNLLSNAIKFTPSGGAVCVDVASSISGVSIQISDTGMGIPDEELPHLFEKFKRVHRCGTAGEQGNGLGLAIVRQLVELHGGTIEVESQAMRGSTFHIYLPYRSDERQEREVEVSS, from the coding sequence ATGGCGACGATCCTCATCCTAGACGATCGAGCGGCGAACCGCGAGTTTCTGGTCACGCTGCTGAGCTATGTTGGGCACACCCTAATCGAGGCCGAGCATGCCGAAGAGGCGCTGGCGCTCGCGCGTGCCGCTCAGCCAGATCTGGTGATCGCCGATGTCTTGATGCCCGCTATCGATGGTTTCGAATTTGTCCGCCGCCTGCGCAACGACCCCCAGATCGCCAGCACGCGGGTGGTCTTCTACACCGCCACCTACCTCGAGTCCGAGGCGCGCTCGCTGGCCGAGGCCTGCGGCGTGGTGCATCTGCTGGCCAAGCCCGCCGAGCCGCAGGCCATCCTACAGATGGTGCAGCTCGTGCTCGGCGAGCCGCAGGCCTACCAGCCGCCGCCCCAAGAGGACTCGTTCGAGCAAGAGCACCAGAGCCTGCTGCTGAATAAGCTGCTGCAGAAGGTGGATGAGCTGGAGATGGTGAACGCGGGCCTGGAGCGCCGGGTCGCCGAGCGCACCGCCGAGCTGGCCGAGGCCAATGTGCGCCTGAGCGAGCTGAATGCCTTCAAGGATAACTTGCTGGCCATCGCCTCGCACGATCTGCGCTCGCCGCTCGGGGCCATCCAGACCACCGCCGATTTCCTGCTGGATGATGACTCGATCTCAGGCGAGTCGCGCCGCCTGATTCAGAATATCTACTCGTCGGCGCAGCGCCTGAGCGATATGGTGCGAAAGCTGCTCGATCTCTCACGCCTGGAGGCGGGGAAGGTCGAGCTGGATCTGATGATGCTGCGGGTGAGCGATGTGGCGTCGCAGTCGATCGAGGGCCTGACCGTGACCGCGCGCTCCAAGCAGATCTCCTGCTCGCTGCACGTGCAGCCCGGCGAGATTATGCTCTTGGCCGATTGGACCAAGCTCTCCCAGATCTTCACCAATTTGCTGAGCAATGCGATCAAGTTTACGCCATCGGGAGGTGCGGTGTGCGTGGATGTCGCCTCATCGATCAGCGGCGTGTCCATCCAGATCTCCGACACGGGGATGGGTATCCCTGACGAAGAGCTGCCGCACTTGTTCGAGAAGTTCAAGCGCGTGCATCGCTGCGGCACTGCTGGCGAGCAGGGCAATGGCCTCGGCCTGGCGATCGTGCGCCAGCTGGTCGAGCTGCATGGCGGCACCATCGAGGTCGAGAGCCAGGCGATGCGCGGCAGCACCTTTCATATCTACCTGCCCTACCGATCTGACGAGCGCCAGGAGCGCGAGGTAGAAGTAAGCAGCTAG